A window of Candidatus Dormiibacterota bacterium genomic DNA:
CGAGGATGCCGCGCAGCATCTCCGTCGTGGTCGGGTCCTTGTCGTCGAGCCAGCGGATGATCTCCTGGTAGCTGGCGACGGCGACGCGCTCGGCGACGAGGTCCTCGCGCACCATGTCGAGGAGGTGGGCGCCCTCCATGTACTCGGAGTGGGCGCGAGTGGTCAGCCCTTCGGGGTTGAAGTTCGGCTCCCCGCGCAGCTGGGTGATCCGCGCTGCGACCCGGTCGACGTGCATCATCTCCTCGTTGGCATGCTGCAGGAACTCCTGGGCGACCGCGGTCGAATTGGGCCCGCTGGCGCTGAAGTAGTGACGCTTGTAGCGGAGCACGCAGACGATCTCGGTGGCGAGCACCTCGTTGAGCACCGTGATGACGCGCTCGCGGTCGGCCCCGTAGGCGTCGGTGATCGCTCCGCACTCGATGTGCTGCCGGGCGCGCTGGCGCAACGTCTTCACATCGGTGAGAAATCCGGTGGTGGTCATCGCCTCTCTCCTTGCCGCAGGTACTGGTGGATGAGGGAGATGGCGGTGGCGCCGTCGCCGACCGCCGCCGCGACCCTCCGCATCGACCGGTTGCGGACGTCGCCCGCCGCGAACACCCCGGGCACGCTGGTCTCGAGCAGATACGGGTCGCGCTCCCTCCCGTCGCCGCCGTCCAGGCCCCGCCGTGCATGGTCGAGCCCGGTCAGCAGGTAGCCGCGCGGGTCGCGCTCGAGCGTGTCCGCCAGCCAGTCGGTGCATGGCTCGGCGCCGATGAAGACGTACATCGACGTCACCGGCAGGACCTCGCGCTCACCGCTGTCTCGATGCCACACGGTGGCACGGGTGAGATGGTCGTCCCCCTCGACCGCGACGACCTCGGACTGCAGGTGCACCGCGACCTGCGGCGTCCGCTCGATCCGGTCGACGAGGTACTTGGACATGTCCTGGGTCAGCCGATCGGCGAGCACCAGCAGGTGGACGCGGCGCGCATACCCGGAGATGTGCAGCGCCGCCTGCCCGGCGGAGTTGCCCCCACCGACGACGGCGACCTCCTCCCCCGCGCAGAGCATCGCCTCGGCGGCGTCGGCGCCGTAGTAGACGCCGCGGCCCTCGAGACGGTCGGCGCCATCGGCCGGGAGGCGGCGGTAGTGGACGCCGCTGGCGATCACCACCGCACGGGCGGTGAGGCGCCCGCCGTCGGTGTCGTGGATCACCCGGTAGGGGTCCGAGACCTCGAGCCGGGTCACGGTCCGCGGGGTGATCATGTGCGCGCCGAAGCGCTTCGCCTGCGCGAGCGCGCGGCGGGTGAGCTCGCCCCCGCTCACCCCGGCGGGGAAGCCCAGGTAGTTCTCGATCCTGGAGCTCAGCCCGGCCTGTCCTCCCGGGGCCTCGCGCTCGACCACCGCGGTGCTGAGACCCTCGGTGGTGGCGTACACGGCTGCGGCCAGCCCGGCGGGACCGGCGCCGATGATCACCACGTCGTAGAAGGGCGTGTCGGTGCGCGCGGACAGCCCGAGACGTCCGGCGAGCTCCTCGTTCGACGGGTTGAACAGCTCCACGCCGCCGGGCAGGAGCACGAGCGGAAGCGTGGAGCCCTCGCCACCCCCGGACTCGAGGAGCCGGTGCGCCTCGGGATTCCCCTCGAGGTCGTACCAGGCGAAGGGCACCTGGTTGCGGGAGAGGTAGTGGCGGACGCGGTGGCTCTCGGCGTCCCACCGGTGCCCGACCACGCGCACCATCTCCGCAGGCGGAGGATGCTCGGCGCTCCAGTCGTCGAGCAGGTCGTCGACCACCGACAGCAGCCGGTCCTCCGCCGGCTGCCACGGCTCGACGACGTAGTCGTCGATCGCCCCGGTGTCGATCGCCTGGATCGCCGACTCGGTCTCCGTGTACGGGACGAGCAGCACCGCCCGGATCCCCGCCTGCTGCCGGCGCGCCTGGGTGAGGAGCTCGAGCGCCGACGCCGTGCCCTGCTGGGCGATCACCAGCGCCACCGGCGTGCCGGCATCGCTGAGCCGGTGCAGCGTCGCCAGCGCCTGCTCGCCGCCGTGCGCCCGCAGGATCCGGAAGCATCGGTGGTAGCGGTGGCGCAGCTCGCGGGTCAGGGCACGCAGGGTCTCGCGGTCCTCGCCGATCGCGAGGATCACGGGGCGCCGCCCACGCGCCTCCTCGCGACCCGCCGTGGATTCGGACTGTGCCGTCGACGAGCTCGTCCCGATCACGCGGCCCAGCTACCCGTGCGCGACACGGCCGAACCGCCGGCCCGGGTGTGAACCGGGTTCTCGGTGCGTGTGTTCGCCCGCCCGCCGGTCACGCGGGCACCGGCGGGGTCCAGGTCAACGACACCTTGAACCCCGGGCTCGTCGACTCCCGCGCCACGATGACCCCACCGTCGCTGCGCAGGTCGATCGAGAAGCCGATCTCCACCCGGCCGAGCTCCCAGGCGCCCGCGGGGCGAACCGCGAGATCCCTCTCCAGACGGCGGTGCAGCGAGGTGGCCACCTCGGTGAGGCTCTCGCCGATCTCGTCGATCCGGCTCGAGAGCCTGTCCGTGAGCGCCCCGTTCTGCACCACCTCACCGATCCGCGGATCCGGCTTCACCTCGACGAGGATGTCCATGGGTATGGCCTCCACAAATGCGGGGTTCGCGCCCACCGGCACCGATCCACCTGGGTCGCCGGCCCATTGCCGAAACCTCCCGATCCTGGGAACCGGGTTCACAGGCCGGCCGTGGGACGTCCGGTGCGATGACATCGCCTCCGCGCGGCGCCCGCCGGCTGAGCGCCGGCGTCGATCACGCGTTGTCCGCGGCCTCGAGCTCCCGCCGCCAGGGTGCGAGCCGGTTGAACGCCCACTCCTGGAGCGCCCACAGCTGGTCCATGAGCTGGTCGACTCGTTCGGGGATCCCCCACTCCTCCATGGACACACGTTCGGCGGTGGTGCCCTCGATCACCGCCCGGGCGTGGCTGTGCACCTCGGCGGCGTGGCCGGCGAGGTCGTCGGTGACCGTGGGCAGCCCGCGGAGGTGCGTCTCCTCGCAGCT
This region includes:
- a CDS encoding FAD-dependent oxidoreductase, with amino-acid sequence MILAIGEDRETLRALTRELRHRYHRCFRILRAHGGEQALATLHRLSDAGTPVALVIAQQGTASALELLTQARRQQAGIRAVLLVPYTETESAIQAIDTGAIDDYVVEPWQPAEDRLLSVVDDLLDDWSAEHPPPAEMVRVVGHRWDAESHRVRHYLSRNQVPFAWYDLEGNPEAHRLLESGGGEGSTLPLVLLPGGVELFNPSNEELAGRLGLSARTDTPFYDVVIIGAGPAGLAAAVYATTEGLSTAVVEREAPGGQAGLSSRIENYLGFPAGVSGGELTRRALAQAKRFGAHMITPRTVTRLEVSDPYRVIHDTDGGRLTARAVVIASGVHYRRLPADGADRLEGRGVYYGADAAEAMLCAGEEVAVVGGGNSAGQAALHISGYARRVHLLVLADRLTQDMSKYLVDRIERTPQVAVHLQSEVVAVEGDDHLTRATVWHRDSGEREVLPVTSMYVFIGAEPCTDWLADTLERDPRGYLLTGLDHARRGLDGGDGRERDPYLLETSVPGVFAAGDVRNRSMRRVAAAVGDGATAISLIHQYLRQGERR
- a CDS encoding CU044_2847 family protein is translated as MDILVEVKPDPRIGEVVQNGALTDRLSSRIDEIGESLTEVATSLHRRLERDLAVRPAGAWELGRVEIGFSIDLRSDGGVIVARESTSPGFKVSLTWTPPVPA
- a CDS encoding ferritin-like domain-containing protein, which produces MTTTGFLTDVKTLRQRARQHIECGAITDAYGADRERVITVLNEVLATEIVCVLRYKRHYFSASGPNSTAVAQEFLQHANEEMMHVDRVAARITQLRGEPNFNPEGLTTRAHSEYMEGAHLLDMVREDLVAERVAVASYQEIIRWLDDKDPTTTEMLRGILAVEEEHAEDMLTILQEHGASAAL